The following DNA comes from Candidatus Bathyarchaeota archaeon.
TGTGGAAACATGGGTTTATTTACGCTGTATTTGCCTCAGCGGTTGTTTTATGCGCTGGGTTCAAGCATGACCGACCTCAGCATTTGCAGTGAGGCGGGGCATGAAGCGTTGGCGCTTCATTACGGGCTTTCCTATGGTGTTGACCCGGAAGAACTTCCAAGAATGAAATTGATTGTTTATTGGGGCTTTAACGCCGCGGTAAGCGCCCCACATCTCCATTCACTTTCTTTAAAAGCTAGGAAAAATGGTGCGAATATTATTGTGATAGATCCAAGGAAAACTGAAACGGCTAAAACAGCTGATTTCTGGATCCAGCCAAAGCCTGCAAGCGACGTTGCGCTGGCTTACGGAGTTATCAAACATTTAATTGATAAAGACCTTGTAGACTTTGATTTCATTCAAAAGTACACCTATGGCTTCTCCGACTTGAAGCGCGAAGTTTCAAAGTTGAGTGTTAACTCCATTGAGGAGTACACCGGAGTTAAATGGAGCCAGATAATCCAGTTGGCCGAGTTGTACGCTAGTTGTAAGCCTAACGTAACCATGATTGGTATAGGCCTTCAGAAAAGCATCAACGGTGCTGAGGCTGTTAGGGCGATTTCGCTTATACCCGCATTGGTAGGAATACATAGAGGTTTCTACTACACGAACAGCAAGGGGTGGAACATAGATCTCCCCTACCTAACCGGCAAAGGCTTAACCACCAAGAAAATCAGGGTAGTAAGTCAAGTAGCTCTTGGCAAGCATTTAGAGAGAGGCGAATTCAAACTTGTCTACATTTATAACATGAATCCAGCTGAAACCTTGCCAAACCAGCAGACGGTGCGAAGGGGCCTTTCAAGAGACGATGTATTTGTAGTTGTCCATGATACGCATTGGACAGCCACAGCTAAATATGCAGATCTGGTTTTACCCGCACCCACATTTTTAGAAAAAGAAGATATAGTTCTCTCATATAGCCATAGGTATGTCCGAAAATCTAACGCGATCATTCAACCGCTCGGAGAAAGCCGAAGTGAGCTCTGGGTTACAAGCAAACTGGCTAAAATGTTAAATCTCAATGATAAATGGTTATATGAGGATCCTTGGAAGGCGGCTGAAAAAGCCCTAAAGGATGCCTTTGAGAATGGAAGCTTCGATGACTTAAAAAATGGGGAGACTTTAAAGCTTAAGTTTAAGCCTATGAACCTATATCAAACCCCAACGGGTAAAATAGAATTTTACGCTACAAAGGCAAAAGAATTAAATTTGACACCATTACCACGGCTTCAACCCGATGCAACGGGAGAGTTAACCTTGCTAAACACCGCCATCAGTAAATATACAAACTCTCAGTTCCAAGACGTTTACGGACCTAAACCACCAATAGTGCTCATGAACCCGGCAGACGCAGAAGCTTACAACATAAAAGACAACGATATCATTGAATTATACAACGAATTTGGCAGCATCAAATTGAAGGCAATAATCTCAATGTTAATGCCTAAAAACGTATTGTGGATGCCAAGGGAGGGAGACGATGTAGACGGCAAACCCAGAAACCTCATAATAACTGACGAAACCCAAAAGCTAGCCGGAGGACCCACCTTCAATTCAACAAAAGTTAAAATTTCAAAAGCGAAACTGACCAGAGAATCCTAAAATAATCGAAAATGCTATAAAGAATATTTATGTTATTTTGATAAACCTCCCGACACCTTTCTTTAACGCTTTTTCGTAGGCAATCTTTGCAGTAACAGCATCCTGCACTGCCAAACCTGTTGAAGTGAAAACCGTGATCTCGTTGGGGTTTTCTCTTCCAGGTTTTAAACCGGCGACAACCTCACCTATTTCAGCCCAAACATCATCTTTTGTAATTAGTCCTCGGCTTAGCGGAACGTTTATTTCTCCACTGTGAGAGGCTTGCTCCCAATCATCCACAACTATCTTGGACCTTTTAAGAATTGAGGGATCCAACTCTTGTTTTCCAGGAGCATCTGCACCTATGCAGTTAAAGTGGGTTCCCGGAGAAACCATATTGTTCATGACTATAGGCTGCCTAGAGGGCGTCGTCGTTACAACAATGTCGGAGCCTTCTACAGCCTCCTTTACGCCAGCTACCGGGATAAGTTTGGGTAAATGCACGCATAATTCATTAATTTCAGTTAGAAATCTCTCCACTGTCTCCTTACTTCTACTCCAAATCCTAACCTCCTCAATGTTTTTGAAAACTTCAAGAAGCGCTGCCAGTTGAGTTCGTGCTTGGGCACCAGCCCCAATTAATGCCAAAACCTTGGAATCCTTTCTTGCAAGATATTTGGCAGCTATTCCGCCTGCAGCACCAGTTCTCAAGTCTGTTATGGCTTTGCCGCCCATGATAGCAAGTGGAAAACCATTTTTAGGATCAACTAGTATCACAACAGCCATCACAGTTGGAAGGCCATACCTATCCTTGTTGTTAGGATGAACGTTAACCACTTTGACCGCTGAAATGTCTAATTCTTCAAGGTACGAGGGCATAGCTCTCAAGTCACCCTCATACCTAGTGTAAAAAAGGTATGTTTTAGTTGGCATTTGAACCCTCTTTAGACCCTTCTCTCTAAAGGCAACCTCAACCATTTCCATAACTTCTCTAACAGAAATCAGCGCCTTAACTTCCTCGTCCGTTAACACAAGAGTTTCCATAACACGACCCTCAACCAACTTTATCGACGTTCAAGATTTTGAATTATTTTAATATTTAAAACTTTCAAATTGATACGATAGCTGACGATGAAATAATTCAATGTCGTTATGAGTCTATGGCTACCGGTGCCTAAACTTTGCTTATAGAAACTTTTATATGAAATTGATCTAAAAGACTCTTAGGATTGGTGGATATGTCAAGACTATTTTTTGCTACGGACATTCATGGATCAGAAAGGTGTTTCCGGAAGTTCATTAACGCTGGACGCTTCTATAAAGCAGATGTTCTTATACTTGGTGGTGACCTAACTGGGAAGGCAATTATTCCAATTGTTCATCAGCCTGATGGAACTTACGTTTCGCATTTTATTGGTACAAAATATGTATTAAAAAATCCCAAAGAGCTCAATGATTTTGAAGATAGAGTTCGCGGAGCTGGTTATTATCCTTGTGTTCTAACACCAGAAGAATCAGAGAGGATAGCTAGTGATAAATCAGTGTTGGGGACCTTGTTTAAGCGTTTAATTATTGAAACTCTTGAAAGATGGATCGCGCTCTGCAAGGAACATCTGCGAGGTACAAATGTAAAAGTGTTTGTTACGGGAGGAAATGACGATGAACCCATGGTGGAGGACCTCCTCAAAAAAACAGAAGATGATAATATTGTTTACTGCGAGGGAAAAGTTGTATGGGTTGACGACTCTCACGAAATGATTAGCACCGGATATAGTAATCTCACACCTTTTGAATGCCCAAGAGATGTACCTGAGGAAGTTCTTGCAAAAAAGATTGAGGAAGTAGTGTCAAAAGTTGAAAACATGGAAAACTGTATTTTCAATATGCATTGTCCTCCTTACGGGTCCGGTCTCGATTTAGCACCGGAGCTAGATAAAAATCTTAAACCAGTCATCATCGGTGGAAAATATAACTTTATTCCGTGTGGCAGTACCGCCGTTATGAACGCTATTAAACATTATCAGCCTCTTTTGGGGTTGCATGGGCACATTCATGAATCCCCTGGAGCCGTAAAAATCGGTAGAACTCTATGCATAAACCCTGGAAGCGAATACACTGAAGGAATTTTAAAAGGAACCGTTGTGAACTTAGATAAAAAAGGAATAAAAGGTTATATTTTGACTTCCGGGTGAAACGCAGAGAATAAAGCTTAAATATCCATTCCAAAAATATCCGAGGATTCGAGGGCTTATTTATGACTGAGGAAAAACGTGTCTACGTCAGAAAAGCTTCTGGTCTTGTGAGGGCGATAGGAGCCTTTGGAGCACTGGCTGTTTGCATAGGTGCAGTAAGTCCCGGGAGTGGACGGTTTTTAGCTCTGATAGGCGCCATATCTTGGCCTGGTCTAATTGTTCCTCTATGGCTGCTCATAGGCGCTGTTATGTGCTTTTTCCATGCAATGCTATATGCACAAATAGGAGGAGCTATGCCTAGATCCGGTGGTGATTATGTCTTCGTAAATAGGGTTATCCATCCAGTCATAGGGTTTATGATGAGCTTCACGTTTATGGTGACTATGGCCTTCACTATTGGAGGAGCTGTTGTACCTGATGTTGTTTTTAGAGGCATAGGCTTCGGTGCATGGTCATTAGGAGTTGTGACAAATAATCCCGGCTTAGTTTCTTGGGGGATAGAGATTTCCAATTCACCAACATGGTGGTTTATTATAGGCACAATTGCCATGGTTATAGCCCTATTAATAATGGTGGCGCCAACAAAAGTTTGGCTGCGAATTTACGAAGTTGCTTTAATACTTTCAATAATAACTGCGATAGCCATGGGGATTATTTTTGCCTTAAATTCTCATGTAGATTTTGTAGCCGCTTGGAATCGCTTACTGCCGAATGTGGCATACAGTACCTTCATCTCAACTGCTGAGAATCTTGGATGCCCTATAGGGGTTCCAAGTGATATAGCGGCCACAATTTCCGGCGCTGTTTTGGCATTTTGGATATATTTAGGCTATCAATATGCTGTAAATTTTGCTGGAGAAATTAAAGAGGCTACAAAAAGTATACCGATAGCAGTCATCGGCTCGCTTATTCTCGCCTTATTCGCACATGAAATTGTGTACTTTTTCGCCGTCCCTGTTGTAACAGACGATTTTCTGCGGGCCGCAGGGTGGCTGTTTTATGTTGAGCGCGGTGCATTACCAATAGGCTTTACTGGCGTGGACTTTGCTTCGTTCCTTCTGTTTCCTAATCCTGTATGGGTTATACTTGTTTCTGGGACAACTGTTCTAACAATCGTGGCATTTTGGATGACGGCAATGCTTACATTCAGCAGAACCATGTTCGCATGGAGTTTCGACAGAATACTTCCATCAAAAGCAGCTTATGTCACCGCAAGGACCCGCACTCCTCTGATCTCAATGATCGTTGGCTTTGTTATTATAGAACTGGGAGTTGTGGTTGCTTGCTTTATGGGCCCTGCACTAGTTCACTTTAATTGGCTTTTCGTGGCAACGCTTATGACATGTATAGCGGCGATCGCAGGGATAGTGTTTCCATTAAAAAAGAACTTATTTGAGCTAGCTCCATCGTATGTGAAGAAGGGCAAACTTATCTCTATAATGGGGGCTATAACTCTGGGGATATTCATTTTCATGGCATACACAATTCTTGCACTACCTGCCATATATGGACCTGTAACCGAATGGACTATCGCATGGGTCGTTGGTTTAATGGCCCTCGCAGCAATAATCTACTACGCGAGTCGTTGGTATCACCTTAAAACTGAAGGTATAGATATAACACTGGCCTCAAAAGAAATACCGCCGGCATAATAAGCTAACTCCCTTTTTTATATTATTTTATTCATTCTTCATTTAGAGGGGTAGAGGTTGACATCGTTTATTACTTTATATCTAATTTCAAGCAGCTCCCAAAAGTGTATTTCCATAGGATAATGGGAATTATGTTATCTCTTCAACTTCGCGGTACCAAGGCTTGGATGTCCCTATCTTTGCTCTTTTTAGCCAATTCTTTGTTTTCGGTTTTTTGTCTATTATTTCTAGTAGTTTGTCAACTCGGTTTGTTATGATATTTTGTTCTTCATCAGTTAGCTTTTTTTCTAAATAAAACTTGTTTGCAAAGGATTTTACAGCTTTCAAGTTGCATGTGGCATCATACCAAAACCCCCAATCATCTGCCAGTACGTCTGCGATGTAATTTCCGTCAATAACTTCCTTATTTTGAGAGACGTCAACATCATGGTTTATGAAAATTACCATCAAATCAACTATATCTTTCAAGTTTATTTGATGTATCTGAATTTTTTCAAGAACCAAATCCGCTAACGATATTGTTGGATAGTCAAGTTCAAGACGCCCTTCGCCTGGACCCTTTCCAAAACAGACGTCATGGCTAAATTCAAGTTTATCAAAAAAAACATCAACTTTAAAATAGCCCACTGGATGATGATATATAAGCCTATTACTTCCAAATAACGCATTTATAATCAGATTGGGTTTGAAATTTAAAGTTTTCTCAAAAAATTGGATTACTTGCTTTCTTTGCTTTCCATAAGCCATTAAATCTAAATCGGTGAATATGGGCTTATTTTCACCAAAACGTTTGACTCTATTATAAAGATTTATCGCATTTTCATGATTGGAATGCAAATACGCTGCAAGCGCTCCCAGTATCCTCAAGACAACTTTTTTGTTAGATGCCTCTTCGACTATTTTAATTGATTCTCTTATAAATTGCTCTTCTGGCAGACATATAAACTCCATGTAACAAACCACAATTTTCAGTTGACTGATATAGTAGAGATTGCTATCGATATAAAAATTGCGACATCTTAGTTTAAAGTACTAGCACTTACAATGATGGACACGTAGTCCAACAGAGAGTAGGTTTTGTTATGTATATATATAAGTTTTATATACGCCCACTGTTGTAATACCTATTATCAGTTCATTTAATGGAGGTTTTGATGATTGGTTAGTTGGGAAGACATAATTGAATGGGATCGCAAATATTACCTTGGAATAAAACAAGCGTTAAGCGAGTGGGCACCTATACCGATCGCAAAAGTAGAGGACAACTACTTAATAACGTCCGACGGAAACAGAATATTAGATTTTCTTTCGGGCTTAGTATCTGTAAATGCGGGTCAAAGGCAACCAAAAATTATAGAGTCTATTAAGAAAGCCTTAGATAATTATGGATACGTATGGGAGTTTATGCAGACACCATACAAGTCAGAGGCCGCAAAACTGATCATTGAAGATCTTCTAGGTCCCGATAACTGGGCTGGAAGAGTGAGGTTCGTCAATTCCGGAAGTGAAGCAAATGAAGAAGCTTTTATACTGGCTAGACTTTACACTAACAAACCATATATAATAGCTAGAGAGTTCGCTTATCATGGATGGACAACAGGGGCTGGATCTTGCTGTGGATTGAGGTGGTGGCGGGGGTCAATTGCGTCACCAACAAGTGATGAATATCGGGAGGTCCCCAATTTCCAACATGGAAGTTTCTATGTGGTTGCGCCAGCCCCCCACTGTTATAGATGCCCTTTCGGTTATAAAGGTCCTAAATATTGCACCGTAGATGGTATGCGTGCCTGCTTGAACGCCTTGTGGCATCAAATACTCAGTTTAGGTCCTCAAAATGTAGCAGCAATCATAACTGAAATTATTAGTGGGGGAGGGTTAGTTGTATCACCACTCGAATGGGTAAAAGAACTTAGAGATTTAACCCAAAAAAATGGGATTCTATGGATTGACGACGAAGTTATGACAGGTTTTGGAAGAACAGGTAAATGGTTCTGCTATCAACATTATGGTGTAACACCTGACATTAT
Coding sequences within:
- a CDS encoding APC family permease: MTEEKRVYVRKASGLVRAIGAFGALAVCIGAVSPGSGRFLALIGAISWPGLIVPLWLLIGAVMCFFHAMLYAQIGGAMPRSGGDYVFVNRVIHPVIGFMMSFTFMVTMAFTIGGAVVPDVVFRGIGFGAWSLGVVTNNPGLVSWGIEISNSPTWWFIIGTIAMVIALLIMVAPTKVWLRIYEVALILSIITAIAMGIIFALNSHVDFVAAWNRLLPNVAYSTFISTAENLGCPIGVPSDIAATISGAVLAFWIYLGYQYAVNFAGEIKEATKSIPIAVIGSLILALFAHEIVYFFAVPVVTDDFLRAAGWLFYVERGALPIGFTGVDFASFLLFPNPVWVILVSGTTVLTIVAFWMTAMLTFSRTMFAWSFDRILPSKAAYVTARTRTPLISMIVGFVIIELGVVVACFMGPALVHFNWLFVATLMTCIAAIAGIVFPLKKNLFELAPSYVKKGKLISIMGAITLGIFIFMAYTILALPAIYGPVTEWTIAWVVGLMALAAIIYYASRWYHLKTEGIDITLASKEIPPA
- a CDS encoding alanine dehydrogenase, producing METLVLTDEEVKALISVREVMEMVEVAFREKGLKRVQMPTKTYLFYTRYEGDLRAMPSYLEELDISAVKVVNVHPNNKDRYGLPTVMAVVILVDPKNGFPLAIMGGKAITDLRTGAAGGIAAKYLARKDSKVLALIGAGAQARTQLAALLEVFKNIEEVRIWSRSKETVERFLTEINELCVHLPKLIPVAGVKEAVEGSDIVVTTTPSRQPIVMNNMVSPGTHFNCIGADAPGKQELDPSILKRSKIVVDDWEQASHSGEINVPLSRGLITKDDVWAEIGEVVAGLKPGRENPNEITVFTSTGLAVQDAVTAKIAYEKALKKGVGRFIKIT
- a CDS encoding aspartate aminotransferase family protein is translated as MVSWEDIIEWDRKYYLGIKQALSEWAPIPIAKVEDNYLITSDGNRILDFLSGLVSVNAGQRQPKIIESIKKALDNYGYVWEFMQTPYKSEAAKLIIEDLLGPDNWAGRVRFVNSGSEANEEAFILARLYTNKPYIIAREFAYHGWTTGAGSCCGLRWWRGSIASPTSDEYREVPNFQHGSFYVVAPAPHCYRCPFGYKGPKYCTVDGMRACLNALWHQILSLGPQNVAAIITEIISGGGLVVSPLEWVKELRDLTQKNGILWIDDEVMTGFGRTGKWFCYQHYGVTPDIMTMGKGIVSSQLPAAGVVVSKKLAEFFEKYRWWHANTYAAHPVVMAAVVANIKFMIEENLVERAAKMGEYLGKQLKELESQHKCVGEVSGMGLFWGVELVKNKETKEPFFLEDRFTKGTGDVNLWAVNIVQKKALEKGVLVGGFAPNCLRLGPALTVTEEEIDKAVRALDYAFSELDKYCV
- a CDS encoding molybdopterin-dependent oxidoreductase; the protein is MKHLATVCPRDCYDSCFMQVAVDDSGKPMKVIGDKDNPITQGFLCPRGVMDIKRTYSSQRVLYPYRRLNGKPEGTFKRISWSEALQILVEKIRYISNQFGPDQILLLHYCGNMGLFTLYLPQRLFYALGSSMTDLSICSEAGHEALALHYGLSYGVDPEELPRMKLIVYWGFNAAVSAPHLHSLSLKARKNGANIIVIDPRKTETAKTADFWIQPKPASDVALAYGVIKHLIDKDLVDFDFIQKYTYGFSDLKREVSKLSVNSIEEYTGVKWSQIIQLAELYASCKPNVTMIGIGLQKSINGAEAVRAISLIPALVGIHRGFYYTNSKGWNIDLPYLTGKGLTTKKIRVVSQVALGKHLERGEFKLVYIYNMNPAETLPNQQTVRRGLSRDDVFVVVHDTHWTATAKYADLVLPAPTFLEKEDIVLSYSHRYVRKSNAIIQPLGESRSELWVTSKLAKMLNLNDKWLYEDPWKAAEKALKDAFENGSFDDLKNGETLKLKFKPMNLYQTPTGKIEFYATKAKELNLTPLPRLQPDATGELTLLNTAISKYTNSQFQDVYGPKPPIVLMNPADAEAYNIKDNDIIELYNEFGSIKLKAIISMLMPKNVLWMPREGDDVDGKPRNLIITDETQKLAGGPTFNSTKVKISKAKLTRES
- a CDS encoding metallophosphoesterase, yielding MSRLFFATDIHGSERCFRKFINAGRFYKADVLILGGDLTGKAIIPIVHQPDGTYVSHFIGTKYVLKNPKELNDFEDRVRGAGYYPCVLTPEESERIASDKSVLGTLFKRLIIETLERWIALCKEHLRGTNVKVFVTGGNDDEPMVEDLLKKTEDDNIVYCEGKVVWVDDSHEMISTGYSNLTPFECPRDVPEEVLAKKIEEVVSKVENMENCIFNMHCPPYGSGLDLAPELDKNLKPVIIGGKYNFIPCGSTAVMNAIKHYQPLLGLHGHIHESPGAVKIGRTLCINPGSEYTEGILKGTVVNLDKKGIKGYILTSG